The Methylomicrobium agile genome has a segment encoding these proteins:
- a CDS encoding glycosyltransferase: MSPLLLRKVSRKISQTANESFLLANNDVYKRILKMLHAKDVEKDAEAILNGISQAAHVAERFFTGRFADGAIENVALEIGQRLESIGVEADINQTPNRRVDSRRQILHVVSVVAFGGHMPFLYHWMQNDPASCHSIVLLNHRGSLPDRLTEAVAKQGGKLTVIPVNSSFMSRANSLRQLAKQEADLVLWHVICPDVLPVVAFATDQCPPVALIDHADHLFWLGSTVADIVVNLRLAGAKHSSRRRFAARTAVIPIPLRDRHANVSRDKARQKLGIEKNQVVLLSVGRALKYRPCGRYDFVATAGQILDHDPDAHLYVIGETPDGIKPYLRCAPHNRLHFMGSAKDPSLYLAAADIYLESFPYGSQTALLEAGLAGLPIVPAYAPLFPLLVANDDSLLDILPNPKNEQEYISNAAELIRNPSLRHARGKVLRDRILADHVGENWQKRLAELYKVTGALEHNPRPIPVSECTRENAGLSQWDAVADVHTSGTFVESDFESAVFSHKAFVAKYVGDYETARRFAWRAVLRSPSRWIFWRLFVIAMLGKPARSLRQCLRRA; encoded by the coding sequence ATGAGCCCGTTACTTCTGCGGAAAGTATCCAGAAAAATTTCGCAAACAGCCAATGAGTCTTTTCTATTGGCCAACAATGATGTCTATAAGCGCATTTTAAAAATGCTTCATGCAAAAGATGTAGAAAAGGACGCCGAGGCGATATTAAATGGAATAAGCCAGGCTGCGCATGTTGCGGAAAGGTTTTTTACAGGAAGATTCGCGGACGGGGCTATCGAGAATGTGGCGCTTGAAATCGGGCAAAGGCTGGAGAGTATTGGCGTTGAAGCCGATATTAACCAAACACCGAATAGGCGTGTGGATAGCCGCCGACAGATCCTGCATGTAGTTTCTGTGGTCGCCTTTGGTGGGCATATGCCCTTTCTGTATCATTGGATGCAGAATGATCCGGCTTCATGCCACTCGATTGTTTTGCTTAATCATAGGGGAAGCCTCCCAGACCGATTGACTGAGGCGGTCGCGAAACAAGGGGGCAAATTGACCGTAATTCCCGTGAATTCCAGCTTCATGAGCAGAGCGAATTCGCTAAGACAGCTTGCAAAGCAAGAAGCTGATTTGGTCCTCTGGCATGTAATCTGCCCTGACGTCTTGCCTGTAGTGGCTTTTGCGACTGATCAATGCCCGCCGGTCGCGCTCATCGATCACGCCGACCATTTATTCTGGTTGGGCAGCACAGTCGCGGATATCGTGGTTAATTTGAGATTGGCCGGGGCGAAGCATTCTTCTAGAAGAAGATTTGCCGCTCGCACGGCGGTGATCCCCATTCCTTTACGGGATCGGCATGCAAATGTTTCGCGGGATAAAGCCCGGCAAAAACTGGGGATTGAAAAAAACCAGGTCGTACTATTAAGCGTGGGCAGGGCTTTGAAATACCGGCCTTGTGGAAGGTATGACTTCGTAGCGACAGCCGGCCAAATTCTAGATCACGATCCCGATGCTCATCTATATGTGATCGGCGAAACGCCCGATGGAATAAAGCCCTACTTGCGCTGTGCGCCGCATAATCGCCTGCATTTTATGGGGAGTGCGAAAGATCCTTCCTTGTATCTGGCCGCTGCCGATATTTATTTGGAGTCCTTTCCCTACGGATCTCAAACGGCGCTTCTTGAGGCAGGTTTGGCCGGTTTGCCTATTGTGCCGGCTTATGCTCCATTATTTCCGCTCCTGGTCGCTAATGATGATTCGCTTTTGGACATCTTGCCTAATCCCAAGAACGAGCAGGAATATATTTCTAACGCTGCAGAGCTGATTCGAAATCCGAGCTTGCGTCATGCCAGAGGCAAGGTTTTGCGGGACAGGATTCTGGCCGACCATGTCGGCGAAAACTGGCAGAAACGACTGGCAGAACTGTATAAAGTCACTGGCGCTTTAGAACACAACCCAAGACCGATTCCCGTTTCCGAATGTACAAGGGAAAATGCCGGCTTAAGCCAATGGGATGCCGTTGCCGATGTACATACGAGTGGTACTTTTGTTGAGAGCGATTTTGAAAGCGCTGTTTTCTCCCATAAAGCGTTTGTGGCGAAGTATGTCGGGGATTATGAAACGGCGCGCCGGTTTGCTTGGCGCGCCGTTCTAAGGAGTCCGTCTCGATGGATATTCTGGCGCTTGTTTGTGATCGCTATGCTGGGGAAGCCGGCAAGATCGCTCAGGCAGTGCTTAAGGCGTGCGTGA
- a CDS encoding glycosyltransferase family 8 protein encodes MSPKNTMLPIVLASDERYAMPLATTLRSIIEAGPVNAPFDFHIFSDGITEKTRNKILDSLPAGSASIRWIEVDMKPFREFSTIAHISRITFARFLIPDVFPETVSKVLYLDADILVLDDIAPLCRMELNGALLGAVTDYLDACLKRGEPLFAAVPRVSNYFNAGVLLIDLGRWREEDIAAKAMAYLAAHPDTPYSDQDALNVVCDGRWKKLDSRWNFHSHVEKSLAAMAPHQRPGIVHFVTKVKPWNARIPNLNADFYDGFRNRTRFGRRPWDRLADGIWAGWHRFKSALRRYSLLAAVWRRAVASMRAML; translated from the coding sequence ATGAGTCCGAAAAACACGATGCTGCCGATCGTATTGGCGAGCGATGAAAGATACGCGATGCCGCTGGCGACGACGCTGAGATCGATTATCGAAGCGGGCCCCGTAAATGCGCCTTTCGACTTTCATATCTTCTCCGACGGCATTACCGAAAAGACCCGGAATAAGATTCTCGACTCGCTGCCGGCAGGCTCCGCGTCAATCCGCTGGATCGAGGTGGACATGAAGCCGTTCAGGGAATTCTCGACGATCGCGCATATTTCCAGGATCACCTTCGCGCGCTTCCTGATTCCGGACGTGTTTCCGGAGACCGTTTCGAAGGTGCTTTACCTGGATGCCGACATTCTGGTGCTCGACGACATCGCGCCGCTGTGCCGGATGGAACTGAATGGCGCCCTGCTCGGAGCCGTGACCGATTACCTGGACGCCTGTCTGAAACGCGGAGAACCGCTATTTGCCGCGGTGCCGCGCGTCAGCAATTATTTCAACGCCGGCGTATTGCTGATCGACCTTGGCCGCTGGCGCGAGGAGGACATAGCAGCCAAGGCGATGGCCTATCTGGCCGCGCACCCGGACACGCCGTATTCGGACCAGGACGCGTTGAACGTCGTCTGCGACGGCCGTTGGAAAAAACTGGATTCGCGCTGGAATTTCCACAGCCACGTCGAAAAAAGCCTGGCGGCGATGGCTCCGCACCAACGGCCGGGCATCGTGCACTTCGTGACTAAGGTCAAACCCTGGAATGCCCGGATTCCGAACCTGAACGCCGATTTTTACGACGGGTTCCGCAACCGGACCCGGTTCGGCAGGAGACCCTGGGACAGGCTGGCGGATGGGATTTGGGCGGGATGGCACCGCTTTAAATCCGCGTTGCGGCGTTATTCCCTGCTGGCCGCGGTATGGCGCCGGGCCGTCGCTTCCATGCGCGCGATGCTGTAG
- a CDS encoding chondroitinase-B domain-containing protein, which translates to MKKHTTTTATRYLLIPALAFLSSGAWSYASAATYHVRKDGSDSSCNGSANTASSSAPNCAFSTIQKGVNAAQAGDTVTVHAGDYSAAAISSVRAGTSSAPITIQAASGETATIGAVTVNSGHNYLTVQDFQVTGFQGPAGLFRLNANNTKILNNYFYSNKTQDYYDAIGIYMNINTSGVLIDGNTFDGKSTPNKVGPSIYIPIAAKGSNQKISHNIFKDMVDPERVMDLNGFSNSTISNNEVRNITYNGANGAHVDIFQYWVSGEPTQNVIIENNYFHDLQSQIGDLVDSTTANNITFRNNVFANMWQGNSAMFGGSPYMKIYNNTFYRVGNGVQPLLFNYAPGANNADIRNNIFYNCGNSNSMGWYGTNGSNTIKDYNFVANGSNAAKSGFSEPHAVNGGDPAFVAAYSNCVTNACDFHIKSTSVVKGKGTPISGITTDMSGASRSSAPSIGAYEAGGTVSASLNPPTNLRYLP; encoded by the coding sequence ATGAAAAAACATACCACTACCACTGCAACGCGTTATCTTCTGATTCCGGCCCTAGCCTTCCTGTCCTCGGGCGCCTGGTCCTACGCGAGCGCCGCGACTTACCACGTCCGCAAGGACGGCAGCGACAGTTCTTGCAACGGCTCGGCCAACACCGCGTCGTCCTCCGCGCCGAACTGCGCCTTCTCGACCATTCAAAAAGGCGTCAATGCCGCGCAAGCGGGAGATACCGTAACGGTCCATGCGGGCGATTATTCCGCTGCAGCCATTTCTTCCGTCAGGGCGGGCACATCGTCTGCGCCGATCACGATCCAGGCCGCATCCGGCGAAACCGCCACAATCGGCGCCGTGACCGTCAATAGTGGGCACAATTACTTGACGGTCCAAGACTTCCAGGTCACGGGCTTTCAAGGGCCGGCAGGTCTGTTCAGGCTGAACGCGAATAATACGAAGATCCTGAATAACTATTTCTATTCGAACAAAACCCAGGATTATTACGATGCGATCGGCATCTACATGAACATCAATACCTCGGGCGTATTGATCGACGGCAATACGTTCGACGGCAAGAGCACCCCGAACAAGGTCGGCCCGTCGATCTATATTCCGATTGCCGCGAAAGGCTCGAACCAGAAGATTTCTCATAACATCTTCAAGGACATGGTCGATCCGGAACGCGTGATGGACCTGAACGGCTTTTCCAACTCGACTATTTCCAACAACGAGGTCCGCAATATCACTTACAACGGGGCGAACGGCGCGCACGTCGATATTTTCCAGTACTGGGTCAGCGGCGAACCGACTCAGAACGTGATCATCGAAAACAACTATTTCCACGACCTGCAAAGCCAGATCGGGGATCTGGTCGACTCGACGACCGCGAACAACATCACCTTCCGTAACAACGTATTCGCAAACATGTGGCAGGGCAACAGCGCGATGTTCGGCGGCTCGCCCTACATGAAAATCTACAACAATACGTTCTACCGGGTTGGCAACGGGGTACAGCCGCTCTTGTTCAACTACGCGCCAGGCGCCAATAACGCGGATATCAGGAACAATATTTTCTATAACTGCGGCAACAGCAACAGCATGGGCTGGTACGGCACCAACGGTTCGAACACGATCAAGGATTACAATTTCGTGGCCAACGGCAGCAACGCAGCGAAGTCCGGATTTTCCGAACCGCACGCGGTGAATGGCGGGGATCCGGCGTTCGTGGCGGCCTATTCGAATTGCGTAACCAACGCGTGCGACTTCCACATTAAATCCACTTCCGTCGTGAAGGGTAAAGGAACCCCCATTTCGGGCATCACCACCGACATGAGCGGCGCGTCGCGGTCGTCGGCGCCTTCGATCGGCGCCTACGAAGCGGGCGGCACGGTTTCGGCCTCGCTGAATCCGCCGACGAACCTCAGATACCTTCCCTAA
- a CDS encoding LamG-like jellyroll fold domain-containing protein yields the protein MKNFLITNTALRKLFPRNFLTLLSLLLFGVNSYAGTINLAWDASTSSNIGGYKVSYGTSSNKYTTTVDAGSKTTYSVSGLQDGTQYFFAVKAYDTAKTSESAYSNEINTTAPAATPALTADFTASKTSGMAPLTVDFTPATTGTVTSWKWDFPSSYTPTVTNSSAKVTTVTYATPGTYNVSLTVTGANGSATKTKPGFITVSGGTAPVANFSATPTSGGAPLTVNFTDTSSGNITGRSWNFGDGSTSTATSPNHIYSAPGTYTVSLTVTGTGGSNTKTNSNFINVSSSTGGTTQSPANSNDGLVAAYGFEEDSGTTVADASGKGNHGTIKEAVRIANGRYGKALKFDGINDWVTVNDSASLDLSTGLTLEAWVYPLSQSNGGNTIILKQASGAEVYALYSEEDDNLPVSYINDGSYRSVVGPNRLPTNTWTHLVATYDQTYQRLYVNGAEVAKSTRNTLIQPSDGVLRIGGNSLWGEYFHGYIDEVRIYNRALTASEVSTNMKTAVSVSNPSQLVMGDKNVEPWAEARARGTAEAFQTVPSASKTITSVQIYLDAGSTATKVAAGIYSDNYGHPGTRIGQGKIGNLKAGAWNTVPVSAAAVTQGKPYWIAILSSQGQIVFRDQVGSSTGKLETSASTALTDLPNTWRGAAAKGQAALSIYGNGY from the coding sequence ATGAAAAATTTTCTTATTACGAACACCGCCTTACGCAAGCTTTTTCCGCGTAATTTTTTGACCCTGCTTTCCCTGCTTTTGTTCGGCGTCAATTCATACGCAGGAACCATCAACCTCGCCTGGGATGCCAGTACATCCTCCAACATTGGAGGATATAAAGTTTCTTACGGAACCAGCAGCAATAAGTACACAACGACCGTTGACGCCGGCAGCAAAACCACTTATTCGGTTTCGGGGCTGCAGGATGGCACCCAGTATTTTTTTGCGGTAAAAGCCTACGATACGGCCAAAACGTCCGAAAGCGCTTACTCCAATGAAATCAATACAACAGCGCCTGCCGCGACGCCGGCGTTGACGGCCGATTTCACCGCGAGCAAAACCAGCGGCATGGCACCTTTGACGGTGGATTTCACACCGGCAACGACGGGCACAGTCACCAGCTGGAAATGGGATTTTCCAAGCTCGTACACGCCTACCGTCACGAACTCCAGCGCTAAAGTCACCACCGTGACTTACGCGACGCCGGGAACCTATAACGTAAGCCTGACGGTTACCGGCGCGAACGGCAGCGCGACCAAAACCAAGCCGGGCTTTATTACCGTCAGCGGCGGCACAGCCCCGGTAGCCAATTTCTCGGCCACCCCGACCTCCGGCGGCGCACCTTTGACAGTGAATTTTACCGATACCTCCTCGGGCAACATCACCGGCAGATCGTGGAATTTCGGCGACGGTTCGACCAGTACGGCAACCAGCCCGAACCACATCTACAGCGCACCCGGCACCTACACCGTGAGCCTGACGGTTACCGGCACAGGCGGCAGCAATACCAAAACGAACAGCAATTTCATCAATGTCTCTTCTTCTACGGGAGGAACCACGCAATCGCCAGCGAACAGCAACGACGGCCTGGTAGCCGCTTACGGTTTCGAAGAAGATAGCGGCACGACAGTGGCGGATGCTTCAGGTAAAGGCAACCACGGCACGATCAAGGAAGCGGTCAGAATCGCTAACGGTCGCTATGGGAAAGCGTTGAAGTTCGACGGTATTAACGATTGGGTCACCGTCAACGACAGCGCCTCGCTGGACCTTTCGACAGGCCTTACTCTCGAAGCCTGGGTGTATCCGCTGTCGCAATCGAACGGCGGCAATACGATCATTCTAAAACAAGCCTCAGGCGCCGAAGTTTATGCTCTGTATTCCGAAGAAGACGACAATCTGCCCGTCTCTTATATCAACGACGGCAGTTACCGCAGTGTCGTAGGGCCCAACCGGTTGCCTACAAATACCTGGACCCACCTCGTAGCGACCTACGACCAGACCTATCAACGGCTGTACGTCAATGGCGCCGAAGTGGCCAAGAGCACCCGGAATACCTTGATCCAGCCATCCGACGGCGTGCTGCGCATCGGCGGCAACAGCCTGTGGGGCGAGTATTTCCACGGTTACATCGACGAGGTTCGTATTTATAACCGGGCCTTGACCGCAAGCGAAGTCAGCACCAACATGAAAACCGCGGTCAGCGTTTCAAATCCTTCGCAGCTCGTGATGGGCGACAAAAACGTAGAACCGTGGGCCGAAGCTAGAGCCCGGGGTACGGCCGAAGCCTTCCAAACCGTGCCGTCGGCGTCGAAAACGATCACCTCGGTTCAGATCTACCTGGATGCCGGCTCGACTGCGACGAAAGTGGCGGCGGGCATTTACAGCGACAACTACGGCCATCCGGGCACCCGCATCGGCCAGGGTAAAATCGGCAACCTGAAGGCAGGCGCTTGGAACACCGTGCCGGTTTCCGCCGCGGCGGTGACTCAAGGCAAGCCATACTGGATCGCGATCCTCAGTTCGCAGGGACAGATCGTCTTTCGCGACCAAGTCGGCTCATCGACCGGTAAATTGGAAACCAGCGCCTCGACCGCGCTGACCGACCTGCCAAACACCTGGAGAGGCGCGGCGGCGAAAGGTCAGGCCGCTCTGTCGATTTACGGCAACGGTTATTAA
- a CDS encoding glycosyltransferase family 2 protein, producing the protein MEKHPLISVIIPTFNRHRFIVEAVESVLSQEIDDLEVIVVDDGSTDGTRHLLEPYQQEIRYVYQDNQGVSAARNHGVRESRGEWLAFLDSDDRWVSGQLKARLEAAAGEDVFSFGGVEWFVDNAEDRHLLGQSESVTWPHCDTAGYVSDPVLDVAEGCYLHLGTLLCRKSAFLDVGWFDTGLCMGEDEDWFSRASLKKKFRYTPETVLCRRFHPGQISQEREESLRSLITVFARIRERTAGVHPQAYAAAGKRLAAKWSHLANRLATEARGSEAVRAVRAALSLEPSNMKYLLKLVLLSGRGLAGDAMMRHAYMLFCKALRF; encoded by the coding sequence ATGGAAAAACACCCGCTAATCTCTGTAATCATTCCAACCTTCAATCGGCATCGATTTATTGTCGAGGCAGTGGAAAGCGTTTTGAGCCAGGAAATCGACGATCTGGAGGTGATCGTGGTCGACGACGGCTCGACGGATGGAACCCGGCATCTGCTCGAGCCCTACCAGCAGGAGATCCGTTACGTTTACCAGGACAACCAAGGCGTCAGCGCCGCGCGTAATCACGGCGTCCGGGAAAGCCGCGGCGAATGGTTGGCTTTTCTCGACAGCGACGATCGTTGGGTGTCCGGGCAACTGAAAGCCCGGCTGGAGGCGGCCGCCGGCGAAGATGTGTTCAGCTTCGGAGGCGTCGAATGGTTTGTCGACAATGCGGAGGATCGTCATTTGCTGGGCCAATCCGAAAGCGTGACCTGGCCACATTGCGACACTGCCGGTTACGTGAGCGATCCAGTCCTGGACGTTGCCGAAGGCTGTTATCTGCATCTCGGAACGCTCCTGTGTAGAAAAAGTGCCTTTCTGGATGTCGGGTGGTTCGATACGGGCCTGTGCATGGGGGAAGATGAGGACTGGTTCAGCCGGGCTTCGCTGAAAAAAAAATTCCGCTACACCCCCGAAACGGTTCTTTGCCGGCGCTTCCATCCCGGCCAGATCAGCCAGGAACGGGAAGAGTCCCTGCGTAGCCTGATCACCGTGTTCGCCCGCATCAGGGAGCGGACGGCCGGCGTCCATCCTCAAGCCTATGCGGCGGCCGGAAAGCGGCTGGCGGCAAAATGGTCGCACTTGGCAAACCGGCTGGCGACGGAGGCTCGCGGCAGTGAGGCGGTCCGCGCCGTCCGGGCCGCGCTATCCCTGGAACCTTCGAACATGAAATATCTGCTCAAACTGGTGCTGCTGTCCGGTCGCGGCTTGGCCGGCGATGCTATGATGCGACACGCTTATATGCTCTTTTGCAAAGCCCTGCGTTTTTAG
- a CDS encoding FkbM family methyltransferase, whose product MDFRVTHPNAQYVGFEPNISCVFYLKELISVNSFRNCQIIPAALNDETNCLSLYRAKDHQDDVCATINSDLRPERFYDVDHALCFRFDEIRHRLGIGRIDFIKIDAEGSELECLKGMRDSLQAFRPEILCEVLFTDGKADIERHRERNRRLMQFLGELNYDVLQLIKSSDDKSVVDVRRIQNFPSAYWTMDNKDLCDYLFIPREKVKKVYALFRGGEAGYSQLVLDA is encoded by the coding sequence CTGGACTTTCGGGTCACGCACCCGAACGCGCAGTATGTCGGTTTCGAGCCCAACATTTCCTGCGTTTTTTATCTAAAAGAATTGATTTCGGTAAATTCCTTCCGGAACTGCCAGATCATACCCGCGGCGTTGAACGACGAAACCAACTGCCTGTCGCTGTATCGTGCCAAAGACCACCAGGACGACGTTTGCGCGACGATCAACTCGGATTTGCGCCCCGAAAGGTTTTATGACGTCGATCATGCACTCTGCTTCAGGTTCGATGAGATTCGGCATCGCCTCGGCATCGGGCGGATCGATTTTATAAAAATCGACGCGGAAGGTTCCGAGCTTGAATGTCTGAAAGGGATGCGAGACAGTTTGCAGGCATTCAGGCCCGAGATTCTCTGCGAAGTGCTGTTCACCGACGGCAAGGCGGACATCGAGCGGCATCGGGAACGGAACCGCCGACTGATGCAGTTTCTAGGCGAATTGAATTATGACGTGCTGCAGTTGATCAAGTCGTCCGACGACAAGTCTGTCGTCGACGTCAGGCGAATTCAGAATTTCCCTTCCGCCTACTGGACTATGGACAACAAGGACCTTTGCGATTATCTGTTCATACCCCGGGAAAAGGTGAAAAAGGTTTACGCTCTGTTTCGCGGAGGCGAGGCGGGATATAGCCAGCTCGTGCTGGACGCGTAG
- a CDS encoding O-antigen translocase, translating to MAEKHTYGQILKSSALIGGSSLVNVAIGVVRTKVMAILLGPSGVGMMGLYGAILELTVNIAGMGINSSGVRQIAEAAGSGEAERVARTAVVLRRISIFLGLIGAAFLLGFSRFVSTLTFGSDQYAPAVALLSIALFFNLVSAGQGALLQGMRRISDMARMGIWGTLGGALISIGVVYLFREEGLVLSLVLPAAMSLAISWWYSRKIHLHMPRISAVQIGHEAAAMLRLGFAFMACGLLMSGAAYAVRLIVVRKVGFDAAGLYQSAWALGGLYIGFILQAMGADFYPRLTAIAKDNAECNRVVNEQAHVSLLLAGPGVIGTLTFAPLVIAIFYTPKFEGAVEILRWLCLGMTLRVISWPMGYIIVVKGVQNLLIFSEVAWTAVYLGLAWTGVNAFGLKGAGIAFFGSYVFHVLMIYVMVRKLSGFRWSTENLQTSFLFLALITAVFCGYYALPAWLAMGVGTLAVLLSGLYSLQVLLDLVSPDRLPGPILRLLKGFKLIDAGSYGYEDAEAPCVKITVAGAALVNKPLTGLKRLIFAIMICTAFSLWAHWYKEVYGWSGEWKSLGLEVETLLPALPDRLKHWTGG from the coding sequence ATGGCTGAAAAGCATACCTACGGACAGATTTTGAAATCTTCAGCCTTGATCGGCGGCTCGTCCTTGGTGAACGTTGCGATCGGAGTCGTTCGCACCAAGGTCATGGCGATATTGCTGGGCCCGTCCGGCGTCGGGATGATGGGGCTGTACGGGGCGATCCTGGAACTGACGGTCAACATTGCCGGCATGGGCATCAACAGCAGCGGGGTGCGCCAGATTGCCGAGGCAGCCGGTTCCGGCGAGGCGGAAAGGGTGGCGCGGACTGCGGTCGTGCTGCGGCGGATTTCGATTTTTCTCGGCTTGATCGGCGCGGCTTTTCTGCTTGGATTTTCCCGGTTCGTGTCCACTTTGACTTTCGGCAGCGATCAATATGCTCCCGCCGTAGCGCTGCTTTCCATTGCCTTATTTTTCAATCTGGTTTCCGCTGGCCAGGGTGCATTGCTGCAAGGGATGCGCCGCATTTCGGATATGGCCAGGATGGGAATATGGGGCACGCTGGGAGGGGCGCTGATCAGCATCGGCGTCGTCTACTTGTTTCGCGAAGAGGGGCTTGTGCTGTCACTGGTATTGCCTGCCGCCATGTCGCTCGCCATCTCCTGGTGGTATAGCCGAAAAATTCATTTACACATGCCTCGAATATCGGCGGTCCAAATCGGGCATGAAGCCGCCGCCATGTTGAGGCTCGGCTTCGCTTTCATGGCCTGCGGCCTGTTGATGAGCGGCGCGGCTTATGCGGTGCGCCTGATCGTCGTACGCAAGGTCGGTTTCGATGCGGCCGGATTGTACCAGTCGGCCTGGGCGCTCGGCGGCCTTTATATCGGGTTCATTTTGCAGGCGATGGGCGCGGATTTTTATCCTCGCTTGACGGCGATCGCCAAGGACAATGCCGAATGCAACCGCGTGGTCAATGAGCAGGCCCATGTCAGCTTGTTGCTGGCTGGTCCGGGAGTCATAGGAACCCTGACTTTTGCACCGCTGGTTATTGCGATCTTTTATACCCCGAAGTTTGAGGGCGCGGTGGAGATTTTACGCTGGCTGTGCCTGGGCATGACTCTCCGCGTCATTTCCTGGCCGATGGGTTACATTATTGTAGTCAAGGGCGTGCAAAATCTATTGATATTTTCCGAGGTGGCCTGGACAGCCGTCTATCTCGGGCTTGCGTGGACCGGCGTGAACGCTTTCGGCTTAAAAGGCGCGGGTATCGCTTTCTTTGGGTCGTATGTGTTCCATGTACTGATGATCTACGTGATGGTCCGGAAGCTGAGCGGCTTTCGCTGGTCTACCGAAAACCTACAGACCAGCTTTCTTTTCCTGGCCCTGATCACGGCCGTTTTCTGCGGCTATTATGCCTTGCCTGCTTGGTTGGCGATGGGCGTCGGCACGCTGGCCGTCTTGTTAAGCGGCCTTTATTCGCTGCAAGTCTTGCTCGATCTTGTTTCCCCCGACCGGTTGCCCGGTCCCATCCTTAGATTATTGAAAGGATTCAAGTTGATCGATGCCGGCTCGTACGGATACGAAGATGCGGAGGCGCCGTGCGTCAAAATAACGGTAGCCGGAGCCGCACTTGTAAATAAACCGTTAACGGGCCTGAAACGGTTGATTTTTGCCATCATGATTTGTACCGCGTTTTCGCTGTGGGCCCATTGGTATAAAGAAGTCTACGGTTGGTCTGGCGAATGGAAATCTTTGGGTTTGGAAGTCGAGACATTGTTGCCGGCTTTGCCCGACAGACTGAAACATTGGACCGGAGGGTGA
- a CDS encoding glycosyltransferase yields the protein MPLLRLARWLSRRGACRVACFLPRRFETAARAFGFDYYDPGGAEFEPDAAVFVRLAGKSIFYNAFSNYYDLSDYYWTPLRAAASQKLAGLAGSLQSLEPRYLLCDNHIFSDYYERLAQACGAALLLNRSEGTLREFRRPFVQAYGIGATSPWQQTLVETAGWGARTFFRYWRAFVHSRRRRRSIALDLATGRLTEAAFKNRPDGGVEPVYLNAGLAVLEPDFASLRRTLPAERELFFPPTVEIGESSLPAGLNEWLDRQSDGRVVYVCFGTMIALSDGILKVLAKGFAATGAPVLWSLPEPQASCLAGYALPARIRIESFVPQAELMASSKVGCFVTHGGAGSLQDAVMAGKPVLCIPFLWDQPYNGALAARLGFGRTVLKCKLTSRRINREIGELLSNPAYREAAARLAQTARDMQRAMLESDPLAKGFPEVPAGENRHLPLQPVIF from the coding sequence TTGCCCCTGCTCCGTTTGGCCCGATGGCTAAGCCGCCGGGGCGCCTGCCGGGTCGCTTGCTTTCTGCCGCGCAGGTTCGAAACCGCGGCGCGGGCGTTTGGATTCGATTATTACGATCCGGGCGGCGCGGAGTTCGAGCCTGACGCTGCCGTTTTCGTCAGACTGGCCGGAAAATCGATTTTTTACAATGCTTTTTCCAATTATTACGACCTCTCCGACTATTACTGGACGCCTCTCCGCGCGGCGGCGAGCCAAAAGTTGGCCGGTCTGGCCGGAAGTCTACAAAGCCTTGAACCCCGGTATCTACTCTGCGACAACCACATATTTTCCGATTATTACGAGCGCCTCGCCCAGGCCTGCGGCGCCGCGCTGCTGCTCAACCGTTCCGAAGGCACGCTCCGGGAATTCAGGCGGCCGTTCGTCCAGGCCTACGGGATCGGCGCTACGTCCCCGTGGCAGCAGACACTGGTCGAAACGGCAGGCTGGGGCGCGAGGACGTTTTTCCGCTACTGGCGCGCGTTCGTCCATTCCCGGCGCCGCCGGCGCAGCATCGCCCTTGATCTGGCTACCGGACGCCTCACGGAGGCCGCCTTTAAAAATCGTCCGGATGGCGGGGTTGAACCCGTTTACCTGAACGCCGGCCTCGCCGTGCTGGAACCGGACTTCGCATCCTTGCGCCGGACTCTGCCCGCAGAACGCGAGCTTTTCTTTCCGCCGACGGTCGAGATCGGCGAGTCCTCCCTGCCGGCCGGCCTGAATGAATGGCTAGACCGCCAGTCCGACGGAAGGGTCGTGTATGTATGCTTCGGAACCATGATCGCGTTATCGGACGGGATACTGAAAGTCCTGGCAAAAGGATTTGCCGCGACCGGTGCGCCGGTGCTCTGGTCGCTGCCCGAGCCACAGGCCTCGTGCCTCGCAGGGTACGCGTTGCCGGCGCGCATCCGGATCGAGTCGTTCGTGCCGCAGGCGGAACTGATGGCGTCTTCGAAGGTGGGCTGCTTCGTGACGCATGGCGGCGCCGGCAGCCTGCAGGACGCGGTAATGGCCGGCAAGCCTGTGCTGTGCATCCCGTTCCTGTGGGACCAGCCCTACAACGGTGCCCTTGCGGCACGCCTGGGTTTCGGCCGGACCGTTCTCAAGTGTAAGCTGACAAGTCGCCGGATCAACCGGGAAATCGGGGAGTTGCTCTCGAATCCGGCCTATCGGGAAGCGGCGGCTCGATTGGCCCAAACCGCGCGGGACATGCAGCGCGCCATGCTGGAGTCCGATCCTTTGGCGAAAGGATTTCCGGAGGTTCCGGCCGGCGAAAACAGACATCTACCGCTTCAGCCAGTCATTTTTTAG